From one Sphaeramia orbicularis chromosome 9, fSphaOr1.1, whole genome shotgun sequence genomic stretch:
- the pip5k1bb gene encoding phosphatidylinositol 4-phosphate 5-kinase type-1 beta translates to MSTTTENGMGGPWSTSREKTYKKTTSSALKGAIQLGIGYTVGNLTSKPDRDVLMQDFYVVESVFLPSEGSNLTPAHHYPDFRFKTYAPLAFRYFRDLFGIKPDDYLYSLVNEPLIELTNPGASGSLFYLTSDDEFIIKTVQHKEAKFLQRLLPGYYMNLNQNPRTLLPKFYGLYCIQSGGINIRLVVMNNVLPRSVKMHYKYDLKGSTYKRRASRKEREKSCPTYKDLDFQDMHEEGLYFDTETYNNLMKTLQRDCRVLESFKIMDYSLLLGVHVLDQSHREGGEPGQAGGDGRRPVGQRVLYSTAMESIQGDGKAAEALTTDDTMGGIPAKTHKEEKLLIFLGIIDILQSYRFIKKLEHSWKALVYDGDTVSVHRPGFYASRFLKFMSTRVFRKTQPIRFSPSKRTRTSIPALKSSSQEILSSQVDEKNEEKDRRDRLGGARSLASLDGQAVFGSYLRPDLVPANPSFYEGSSMGTISTSSIFVNVDNQTEERDDVASSSTFTLEDSAICLTSEQSTMDVDIDRDDGSVLDVYL, encoded by the exons ATGTCAACCACAACAGAAAATGGTATGGGAGGGCCTTGGAGCACAAGCAGAGAGAAAACGTACAAAAAG aCCACGTCATCAGCCTTGAAGGGAGCCATTCAGCTTGGTATCGGCTACACAGTGGGTAACCTCACCTCTAAACCTGACAGAGATGTTCTTATGCAAGACTTCTATGTGGTGGAGAGTGTTTTTCTTCCCAG TGAGGGAAGCAACTTGACTCCGGCACATCACTATCCAGATTTCCGCTTTAAGACATACGCACCGCTGGCCTTTCGCTACTTCAGAGATCTGTTCGGCATTAAACCAGACGACTACCTG taCTCACTTGTCAATGAGCCTCTTATTGAGCTGACCAACCCGGGGGCCAGTGGCTCTCTCTTCTATTTAACCAGTGATGACGAATTCATCATTAAAACCGTCCAGCACAAAGAGGCCAAGTTTCTCCAGAGATTATTACCTGGATATTATATG AATCTGAACCAGAATCCACGTACGCTGCTGCCCAAGTTTTACGGCTTGTACTGTATTCAGTCCGGAGGCATCAACATCCGACTGGTGGTGATGAACAATGTGCTGCCTCGCTCCGTCAAAATGCACTACAAATATGACCTGAAGGGCTCCACCTACAAGAGACGGGCCTCCAGGAAAGAGCGAGAGAAGTCCTGTCCTACGTACAAAGACCTGGACTTTCAGGACATGCATGAAGAGGGGCTTTACTTTGACACAGAGACTTACAACAACCTGATGAAGACCCTGCAGAGGGACTGTCGG GTGCTGGAGAGTTTTAAGATCATGGACTACAGCCTGTTGCTGGGTGTGCACGTCTTGGATCAGAGCCACCGAGAGGGGGGTGAGCCGGGCCAGGCAGGGGGGGACGGGAGGAGACCGGTGGGTCAGCGGGTACTTTACTCCACCGCCATGGAGTCCATCCAGGGAGACGGAAAGGCTGCTGAAGCCCTCACCACAGACGACAC GATGGGTGGCATCCCTGCCAAAACACACAAAGAGGAAAAGCTGCTCATCTTCCTGGGAATCATAGATATTCTACAATCATACAG ATTCATTAAAAAGCTGGAACACTCATGGAAAGCCCTGGTGTACGATGGC GATACCGTCTCGGTGCATCGACCTGGGTTCTACGCTAGCCGCTTCCTTAAGTTCATGAGCACAAGGGTCTTCAGGAAGACGCAGC CAATTCGATTCTCCCCTTCAAAGAGGACTCGCACATCCATCCCAGCTCTGAAGTCGTCCTCACAGGAGATCCTTTCATCGCAGGTGGATGAGAAGAATGAGGAGAAGGACAGGAGGGACAGGCTGGGAGGAGCCCGGAGTCTAGCCAGTTTGGATGGACAAG CTGTGTTTGGCTCGTACCTGCGTCCGGATCTGGTCCCTGCCAACCCGTCCTTCTACGAGGGCTCGTCCATGGGAAccatctccacctcctccatcttCGTCAATGTGGACAACCAAACAGAGGAGAG AGATGATGTTGCATCTAGTTCCACGTTTACTCTGGAGGACAGCGCGATCTGCCTCACTTCAGAGCAGAGCACCATGGACGTGGACATAGACCGTGATGATGGATCTGTCCTCGATGTCTACTTG TGA